The DNA region CCACCGACCTCCGCCTGGCCCAGGCGCAAGCAGTTCAGCCACCCCTCCTCGTTCTGCCCGGCAGCCCCCCTGGAGCCCTGCCCCCGGGCACCACCCTGGTGCGCAGCGGGGAAGTCAGGGTGAGCGATGAGGTGACCGCACGTTACGCCCTGACCCGGGTCCAGCCACCCGGATCAGAGCAGGCCCGCGAGGTACTCTATTTACTCTGGACCGACGCTCAGACCACGTTCCTTCTCGAAGGAGCGATCCCGCTGGAGCAAGCCGTTCTCGTCGCCCGTTCCCTGGGACCCACCAGGACCGGACCTGACCGACCGGGCGAGGTGCCCTTTCAGCAGGGAGAGGGGACCATTAGCCCGGCCCGCACGCTGGCGGGAGGCACACCCGACACGGCCGCAATCTCCTCCACAGTGTAACCGCTCCAGTAGTGCAGCAGGAGCAGTTCGGCGCTTCGGCAGGGAAGCCCGCGCACCAAGTCGAGCAGCCGTTGCTCGCGGGTCGGGGCAGCGTGAGGACCAGAACGGCACTGCGCCCCTCTCCTTCTCACCGCTGACCGGGACAACCCCAGAGCCAGGCAAGCCAGCCAGGCACCGAGGGAACAACTGGTCCTGGCCGCCCGCCCCAGCCGGGCAGCATGAATGAAGGTTTCCTCCGCAACCCGCTCGGCCGCCCGCCGGTCACCGAGCCTGAGATAAGCCAGGCGCAGGACGCGGTCGCCGTGCTCCTGCAATGCCAGCTCCAGCGCCTGCACGGGGTCCTGGCGGCACAGCTTCGCCCACGCCCCCAGGTCGGTCCCAAGCAAGCAACTCCCAGCCCGGACCCCCATGCCCGGCTCCCCCTCTTCCGGTCGGTATCGCTCCACTCTATGGAGGCTTTGAGGCAGGCCACCTGTTGGGTCCTGCCAAGCCACCTGAAGACGGTTCGTAGGGCGGGACGGCCTCCGTGTACCACCGTTTGAACTCAGCGATGCCTGCGGAATGGCTGAACCGCTTCCAACTCCCGCGTCCGGCTTCCAAATAGATGTCCAGGGTCTCCTTGACCCGCGGGTCCAGCACCAGGATGGCCCTGGCCATCGTCACGGTGCCGCCCGCCGTCCTCACCTCAACGGCTTCTTGCCAGCAGAGCGCGACCCAAACCGGGCGGGGCTCTTCCCTGGGGCCCTCCCTTTCCCAGCACGAACGTCGGGAACTCCGGACTGTCCTGGTCCAGCTCAGCCCAGCCGCCCGACGGCACACGGATACCCTGCACGAATAACGGTCCCAGAAGGTCGTCCCACCTTGCCTCGTCGCGGGTAAGAGTTGCGCGGGCATCCCCCGGTGGTCCGGGACAGACCCGGATGGACAACCCCTCCGCCAGGCGCTCCACCTCCGAGGCTATCTCCTCGGCACCGGGCGGGGCAACCTGCGCTGGAACTGCCTCCCGGGCACCTGGCCCCCAGGGGGCGGAGGTACGGCAGCCCCCGGAACTCAGTACGAGCAGAGCAAGGAGGAGCAGCCAGGGTACGCGCGCGATGGCAACCGTCGCACCGGTATCACCACGCCTTTCCGTCACATGTCCATCCTGCGGAAGCGGCGCTCGCCGACCGCAACCGCGAGGGCGAATATGGCCACAAAGACGTGCACGGAGCCGGTGAGCGTTACCGCTTCGCCGAGCATATCTCGGCGCGGGAGATGGATGGCGTACACCAGCCTCCAGACCGGATTCCACGGCACCGACGGCCGGTACACCACGGCCAGCCCATACGATATCACGCCGGCCGCCGCTGCGAAGACCGTAGGCAGGAAGGACTGCGGCCACCACATGGTCAGGACCGCGGGTACCAGGGCGAAGGACCCCAGCCCGACAGCCGTGTAGAGGACGAACGCCGGCAGGAAGGCGGCGGGAGCGTCGGGCCGGAC from Bacillota bacterium includes:
- a CDS encoding sigma-70 family RNA polymerase sigma factor — its product is MGVRAGSCLLGTDLGAWAKLCRQDPVQALELALQEHGDRVLRLAYLRLGDRRAAERVAEETFIHAARLGRAARTSCSLGAWLACLALGLSRSAVRRRGAQCRSGPHAAPTREQRLLDLVRGLPCRSAELLLLHYWSGYTVEEIAAVSGVPPASVRAGLMVPSPC